One genomic window of Pseudopipra pipra isolate bDixPip1 chromosome 17, bDixPip1.hap1, whole genome shotgun sequence includes the following:
- the CHMP4B gene encoding charged multivesicular body protein 4b, which produces MSGLLGKLFGTGAGGKGGGKGPSPQEAIQRLRDTEEMLSKKQEFLEKKIEQELAAARKHGTKNKRAALQALKRKKRYEKQLAQIDGTLSTIEFQREALENANTNTEVLKNMGFAAKAMKAAHDNMDIDKVDELMQDIAEQQELADEISTAISKPVGFGEEFDEDELMAELEELEQEELDKNLLEISGPETVPLPNVPSISIPSKPAKKKEEEEDDDMKELEAWAGTM; this is translated from the exons ATGTCGGGGCTCCTGGGGAAGCTGTTCGGGACGGGCGCCGGCGGGAAGGGCGGCGGGAAGGGCCCTTCCCCGCAGGAGGCGATCCAGCGACTCCGCGACACGGAGGAGATGCTGAGCAAGAAgcaggagttcctggagaagAAGATCGAGCAGGAGCTGGCGGCCGCCCGCAAGCACGGCACCAAGAACAAGCGCG ctgcCCTTCAGGCCCTGAAGCGTAAGAAGAGGTACGAGAAGCAGCTGGCACAGATCGATGGCACGTTATCAACAATTGAGTTCCAGAGGGAAGCCCTGGAGAATGCCAACACCAACACTGAAGTGCTTAAGAACATGGGTTTTGCTGCTAAAGCCATGAAAGCTGCTCATGACAACAT GGATATTGATAAAGTAGATGAATTAATGCAGGACATTGCAgaacagcaggagctggcagaTGAGATTTCAACAGCCATCTCAAAGCCAGTAGGATTTGGGGAGGAATTCGATGAG GATGAACTCATGGCAGAACTAGAGGAACTAGAACAAGAAGAACTAGACAAAAACTTGCTGGAAATCAGTGGTCCGGAGACAGTACCACTACCAAACGTGCCCTCAATATCGATACCCTCCAAGCCAG ccaagaagaaagaggaagaagaggatgaCGACATGAAAGAGCTGGAAGCTTGGGCAGGAACCATGTAA